CCGGGTGACGGCCGAATTCAAGCGTGGTGTTCTGACGGTCACGCTTCCGAAGCAGGAAAGCGAGAAGAGCCGTCAGATTCCCATTGGTTGAGTCATTCAAGGAGGAGTGAACCCAAATGAAAATCAAACCTATCAAGGACAATATCGTCGTGAAGAGAATCGACGAGGAGGAAGAGAAGAAGATCGGATCGATCATCGTTCCCGATAGCGCCAAGGAAAAGCCGCTGACGGCCGAGGTCATCGCCGTCGGCTCCGGCAAAGTTTTGAAGGACGGAAAGAAAGTACCGCTCGAAGTCAAAGTCGGCGACAGAGTGCTCGTCGGAAAGTACTCGGGCTCGGAAATCAAACTCGATGGCACAGAGTACCTCATCCTCCGAGAGGACGAAGTACTCGGGGTCGTCGAATAACTCGAGAGAAAGGGCAATAAGAGATGGCAAAACAGATCGTTTACCATGAGGATGCGCGACAGGCGATCCTTCGTGGCGTGAACCAACTCGCCCACGCGGTGCGAGTGACGCTGGGTCCCAAGGGCCGAAACGTGGTACTGGAGAAGAAATTCGGCTCGCCGGTGGTGACCAAGGACGGAGTCACCGTGGCGAAGGAGATCGAACTCGAGGATCCCATCGAGAACCTCGGGGCCAAGATGGTGCGGGAAGTGGCTTCGAAGACTTCGGACGTGGCCGGAGATGGAAC
The genomic region above belongs to Vicinamibacteria bacterium and contains:
- a CDS encoding co-chaperone GroES; translated protein: MKIKPIKDNIVVKRIDEEEEKKIGSIIVPDSAKEKPLTAEVIAVGSGKVLKDGKKVPLEVKVGDRVLVGKYSGSEIKLDGTEYLILREDEVLGVVE